In Setaria italica strain Yugu1 chromosome IX, Setaria_italica_v2.0, whole genome shotgun sequence, the genomic stretch ATTAAATTTCCTCATGTGCATAGCATCAAACGAATACTATTTGCGTgtaagaaaaaagagaagagtACTGTTTGTCATGTTGTTTTGTGCTGTGAACTAAATATTTTAGCACATGTTAATATGTAAtctgttttttctttgaatgaaGCGTTGACTACAACTAAATATCATAGCTTGTAATCAGCAAGAACTGCAGTTAGAGTTGAGCTTGCCTATTCATTCACGGTGTGTTTGGTGAAGATTTTTTCATTAGTTTTACCACATACTTGTGAAATGTTACATTTGTTATCCCCTAGCAAAGTAGTTCAATTTGCAGTGGATCTCTCATAGAATGCAGAAGATGACTAGTCTTATCTGTTTCTTTGACACTACTGGAGCTAGGGTACTGTTGTAGGTGATCTGACAAGGCCATTTTAACATCCTATGCAGGTAGCATGGCAGTGGTTACCTTTCACGTCCTCTGCGCGAAGTGACAACCTTCAACTCTATCACTGGGTCTGCATCTCATGCTCTACTAATATATTATAGATTGAAAAATAACACGAATTATATAATAGCTGTACTTCAATCAATTTGATTTTTCAGGTTAGAGTTGTTAATGGTGTCCCACCAACTGGTGACTATCAGTTTGCAAAATACAACAAGGTAACACCTATATGATGTTAGGTACACCATTGAGCAACAAGCCATCCCTTTTCAAGCTCTGGGGCTTATTCtgttttttatttatcatttctTTTTGCAGAAAGTGGATGTTCTCAAATACACGGATGAGGAGTACGAGAAGTATTTAATTGATCCTGTAGGTACTAGTTACTacaaaagtttggaaatttAGCATCCAATTTGTTTCTGTGAGACTGTTATTTTTTACTTTTTCTTGTGCTATCCAGAGTTAAAATCCAGGAAAGTGCCAATCTAGCCTTTTGCAAATGTTAATGTTATGTGTTCCGGAACTACAGTATACTAGCACTGAATTATTGTAGCCCTCTTTCCCATATCAACAACTTTTACATACTGATATTCTAAATTTTATGTTTGATGTAACCATAATGCTGATTTTACCAAGCTACTACATTTGTCTTTGTTAGCACATTATGCTATTTGTTAACTTGTATTTCATATTTAGGAGTGGCCCTACCCCTGTTGATCTTGTAGAGGTAACACCCTTCCTTGTGAAAATCTTTTAGGGTATTTGAATTCGTAAATAAATGTTTTCATATTCTGATTTTGGAACATCATGGCCATGTATTTAAACATGCATACCATTTAATACCAAAACTTAAAAACAGAAAAGAAGTTTTGCAGTGGTAGAACCTCTTTGCTGAAGGCCTCTCGGTTTAACCATTAACCATTATGTTGgaatttttgaaattttcagACATATTTTCACCTTGCTGTATATGTTATTGTTCAGCAATTTGTCTACTTAAAAAAAGAATTTCTAGAATAGATCTAACGGACTGAATGTCTGATTTGGGTTAGTGGTCATTTTGGATGTTCATAAACCTATTGATTGTTAGAGTGTTGAATTTTCAGAATGCTGTTCTGTTCTGCTCGTTCTGAAGTTCTAAAATATGCATTTGGTGTGCTTATTTCAGGCTTGGAGCAGGGAGGAAACTGATCAGCTATTTGAATTATGTGAACGGTTTGACCTTCGTTTCATAGTAATAGCAGATAGGTTTCCAACTACTCGCAGTGTGGAAGATCTGAAGAGCCGTTATTATTCTGGTAATTTAATCTTGATATCTCAGTAGTCAGATGCAATCTGCTCTGTGAAATATTCCCATTTTTAGCCTTCTATGTTTATATACGCATTAGACCGAAGGCTGTTTGTCCTGATTTATGTTGAAAGCAATTATATATGCATTTATGTGCTCAGGAGCCAACATTGGTGATGTAGTTTTCGTTATTCTATCTGTCATTCAATGTACAAGTGAGGAAGATTTAGTCATCGGAGTACTCATGTTCAGTAACTTTTTAATCACGTGAGGAAGATTTTTGCACACCATCTTGTATCATTTATCTTCTAAACCACCCTCTTATaacttcttttttccttctgttAAATCGATGACCAAAATTTATAAGCATGCCACTGCATTTGTTCTGTTCCACACTTGATAGTACATGCCTTTCTTTGTATTATTTAATGCTACCAGATGTTTGGTGGCCTCATGGCTTATTATTCACCTATTAAATCAATTGCTAATGATAAGCATATGTGCAGATTCTAGTTGTTTTTCACCCCTTCATTTATCTTTgtagtcatttttttttttgcagtttcTCGGTCTCTTCTAATTCATAGGGCTCGGTCATTTGATGATGTTTCTGGGAATCCCCTTGTGAAGGTAGTGCTTAATTTCTTCCCCACCTAAAATTAACTACCTCATTGTTGTGATAAATTTGTTTTGTACTGACATATATGTTTATTGCATTTGTTCTCAGGATAGCTATGATGCTGCTCATGAGACTGAGAGGAAGCGTGCATTATCAGCACTTCTCTCCCAAACTAAACAGCAAGAACGAAAGGATGCTGAGGTGAGAAAGTAGTCGACTTTTGCAGTCTATCATTTGCCATTGTTGTGTATCTGACTGCCATGTGTTACTTTTTCAGACTTTGGCAGAAGCAAAACGCATTATGGAATCTCGTGCTGCTAGCAAAGTGAGTGGTCAATGCATGCAATTCTATATGTCCTATAAAAAAAGTAATCTTAAACAATAAGCTTCTAATGGTAATCCGTATGGTATTTTTGGGACAAAAGTATTTCTATTTGTTTTTGTGAAGCAACTAAATGGCAGATCATCAAGATTTTCATTGGTTGTTCAATTAAATAGCACCTTTTCCATTTGGGCATTTCAGGTTTATGCCGATGTGCAGGCACAATACTTTTATTTCAATCGTTGTTAATTTCAAGAGATAAATGGGGCTCTCTGCTTGATACCTAATTGTTTTCTACTTTGTAGAATCTGGATGAAGCTGGAATGCCTTCGAGCTCTGATAATGCTATGGTTCCTGTTGATGGTGTATCTCCCTTGAGCGGCACTCATCCACCGTTAACACATCCAAATACAGCTGCGAACAGCTCCATACCTAATTCACTACGAACAGTAATTCTGGAACTATTTCAGATTAAGTCTTAGAGTTGATTAGTTGTCATTTCATTTTGTTGTGCTCCTCTAAGTGACACCACTCCTAAATTCAGCTCATCATAGTTGATGCATCTGTGCGACCACCATTCAGTAACTTCTGAAGGATAATAGATCAGCATACATTCCAGATTCAGTTTATGCATTTTCAATGTTAGTTCCTGCATTCTAGATCTGATGTATCACCTTGATTTTTTATGATAGTATTCTCTCAGGGCACTTACGGTAGTGAGGTTGCATGAATATATTATCCCATCAAAACAGTGAATTCGGATAAGTGCCATGTGGGGGCTCAGATATCAACCTCACAACCAGTGGCATTTTTGAAAAATGCATACTTCACAGTTCACACTGGCATTTTTGAAATTGCCTACTTCACAGTGGCATTTATTCATGTTTCCGTTAAAAGTTCTGCTGTCGTGTTGAAAGGCACATATTAGATATATTTCAACCTGCCATATTTGTAAATTCGTTTTTTCCTGCATTCCATGGCTCTATGGCACAGTATGCTCATGATAATCAGGTAGAAAACGAATGCATTTGCATGCTAGAACTGTATTATTGTTCTAGTAGTGTTGAGCAGTGCAGTTCTTAACCATTCCACTTGCATTCTCATAGACTTAGCGGTCTATGTTTCCTTTCAAATGTGAAATATTACATAAATATATCCTATTTATCTTTTAAAATGAATATTACAGTGAGTTTCATCCATTCTGTTGAAGATGGCTGCTCTTAGTGTTACACACAGCAGAAACAGACCTAGTATAAACATGCCACTAGTGACCACTGGTCATATGATTGTATTAACTGCAGTGTCTAATGAACCATACAAAGATTGATACGtctatttttataaattttttagATGCATTTGACTTGTATGCTTTCATTTTCAGCTTCGAGTGTATTTGAGAACCCATGCGCTTGACCAAATGGTCCAAGCAGCAAGTGCTTCAGCTGGACTTAGAGTTATCAAAAGGGTTGATCAGACACTACAAGATCTAGGGGTTTGTCCTATACTTTATGCACACCTGATTAAGTCGTGTACAACATAAAATGTATTTGAGCAACTGTCTTTTTCTGTAGGTGAATTTGAAGCCAAAAGTTCCAACAAAAGCAGTTTGTGTAGAACATCTTGAATTGCGAAATGAGATACTCACATTGCTTAACTTACAGAAGCAGGTACTTATTTTTAAGACTGTTAGGTTATTTAGTAATTAGCAATTTGCATCTGCTTTTAATCTATTTTGGTTGCAAAATTGTTGACTCTCAATTTATGATCGTCCTTCTGGAAGGGCCTGTTGAATTACACagtaaaaaaagagaagaaaactgAAGCGCCTG encodes the following:
- the LOC101777578 gene encoding SWR1-complex protein 4, giving the protein MDAKDILGLPKTPFSTSQEKKSRPPKEPQRKPDGVSREVYALTGGVGMAPLMPTIEASHLKRRPAAEKEKVAWQWLPFTSSARSDNLQLYHWVRVVNGVPPTGDYQFAKYNKKVDVLKYTDEEYEKYLIDPAWSREETDQLFELCERFDLRFIVIADRFPTTRSVEDLKSRYYSVSRSLLIHRARSFDDVSGNPLVKDSYDAAHETERKRALSALLSQTKQQERKDAETLAEAKRIMESRAASKNLDEAGMPSSSDNAMVPVDGVSPLSGTHPPLTHPNTAANSSIPNSLRTLRVYLRTHALDQMVQAASASAGLRVIKRVDQTLQDLGVNLKPKVPTKAVCVEHLELRNEILTLLNLQKQLQNKEAEVSANRESSFTEAPSTPKRSNRDIDRTFIPDTIGFSGERAGKRDHKRKTTGRFIDAPPSPTQSKRPRKLKGSD